From one Microbulbifer sp. A4B17 genomic stretch:
- a CDS encoding cytochrome b yields the protein MQAKNSSSSYGWVAITLHWIMAPAVVGTFILGWWMRQLSYYDPWYRQAPEIHKGVGIILFALLLFRLVWRLANPSPADSSKTPNWQGFVAAATHGLIYLLLLAIMVSGYLISTADGRPIDIFGIASIPATLKGIPNQEDIAGSIHEILAWGLIGLVVLHVLAALKHHFIDRDATLLRMLGIRVKSSTKDPSHLQTTLSTTK from the coding sequence TTGCAAGCCAAAAACAGCTCCTCTAGTTACGGCTGGGTAGCCATCACCCTCCATTGGATAATGGCCCCTGCGGTAGTAGGGACTTTTATTCTCGGCTGGTGGATGCGCCAGTTATCCTACTATGATCCCTGGTATCGCCAAGCCCCAGAAATCCACAAAGGGGTAGGTATCATCCTTTTTGCGCTACTGCTCTTCAGGCTGGTTTGGCGCTTGGCCAACCCATCTCCAGCAGACAGCAGCAAAACTCCAAACTGGCAGGGGTTTGTTGCCGCCGCCACTCACGGCCTGATTTATCTTCTGCTGCTGGCAATTATGGTTTCCGGCTACCTGATTTCTACCGCCGACGGCCGCCCTATCGATATCTTCGGTATCGCGAGTATCCCAGCAACCCTGAAAGGAATTCCCAACCAGGAAGACATTGCCGGATCTATCCACGAAATTCTCGCCTGGGGCCTGATTGGACTTGTAGTCCTGCATGTTCTGGCCGCCCTCAAGCACCACTTTATTGACCGCGATGCCACACTGCTCAGGATGCTCGGTATCCGAGTAAAAAGCTCAACAAAAGATCCTTCGCACCTACAAACCACACTCTCAACCACCAAATAA
- a CDS encoding YceI family protein, whose protein sequence is MKKLSVFLIAALMGTVAQAAEYKIDTKGAHAFVQFRIKHLGYSWLYGRFDDFNGSFFYDEKQPEKSSINVDIDVTSLNSNHAERDKHLRSDDFLDTAKFPTATFKSTSFEPLEDGKARLNGELTLRGITKPITIDVTNIGGGKDPWGGYRQGFSGTTEFELKEFGIKSLGPASQKVEMILDIEGIRI, encoded by the coding sequence ATGAAGAAGCTCTCTGTATTTCTTATTGCAGCTCTGATGGGGACTGTAGCTCAAGCAGCGGAATACAAAATCGACACCAAAGGGGCACACGCCTTTGTGCAGTTTCGTATCAAGCACTTGGGATACAGCTGGCTCTACGGTCGCTTCGACGACTTCAACGGCTCCTTCTTTTACGATGAAAAGCAGCCGGAAAAATCTTCTATCAATGTCGATATCGATGTAACCAGCCTCAACAGCAATCACGCTGAGCGAGACAAGCATCTGCGCAGCGATGACTTCCTCGACACAGCCAAATTCCCCACTGCCACTTTCAAGAGCACCAGCTTTGAGCCTCTGGAAGATGGCAAGGCCCGCCTAAATGGCGAACTGACCCTGCGCGGTATCACTAAGCCAATCACCATTGACGTTACCAATATCGGTGGCGGTAAAGATCCCTGGGGCGGCTACCGCCAGGGCTTCAGCGGGACTACTGAGTTTGAACTGAAAGAGTTCGGCATCAAATCTTTGGGCCCAGCATCTCAGAAAGTTGAGATGATCCTGGATATCGAAGGTATCCGCATCTAA
- a CDS encoding cytosine permease has protein sequence MQLINENLAVVKPAAKRWGAMTMFNLWANAAQSLAGYTLAATLFLDPNANAWLVLAGIAIAAILIIILLNLIGEPSVKCGIPFPVLARASMGIRGANVPALLRGSVAIFWYGAQTWFASHAMSLLLREWWPQTGGGQWLAMDQVDWISLVLVSLIQALLFFKGINTIRWFINLAAPCVYGVMLALLWMLVIRSDGQFTVTASAFFDRPVASWGDGLFQLLKVTGTMLALYAPIILSYGDFARFCRNESVMTRGNWLGITINMTGFAIIVLLTTIAAQSVFQQNLANPTDIVQKLGSPELSLLAAIVFFTATAGINVVANFVAPVNDVSNLLPKYLGFRRASLITLSLAFLISALWPAVIKQIGLVAFVNWMGVFLAPAYGVILAHYYLIERRALDVEQLYQSDSGGRYYYCYGWNPQALLTLLVTCMAITLLAVFLPGGVMAGVDWLLAAAFASVAYWGLAKRR, from the coding sequence TTGCAGCTCATAAATGAGAATTTAGCAGTGGTGAAGCCTGCAGCAAAACGCTGGGGCGCTATGACGATGTTTAACCTTTGGGCCAATGCTGCGCAAAGCCTCGCTGGTTATACCCTGGCCGCAACCTTATTTCTTGATCCAAATGCGAATGCATGGTTGGTTTTGGCTGGAATAGCTATTGCAGCAATTTTAATTATTATCTTATTAAACTTAATCGGTGAGCCGAGTGTTAAGTGCGGCATACCGTTTCCCGTGTTGGCCAGGGCCAGTATGGGAATTCGAGGTGCTAATGTCCCTGCGCTACTCCGAGGCAGCGTGGCGATATTTTGGTACGGTGCGCAAACGTGGTTTGCCTCCCATGCCATGTCTCTGTTGTTGAGAGAGTGGTGGCCGCAAACTGGTGGGGGGCAGTGGTTGGCGATGGATCAGGTCGACTGGATATCTCTTGTACTGGTTTCCTTAATCCAGGCTCTCTTATTTTTCAAAGGCATCAACACGATCCGGTGGTTTATTAACCTGGCTGCGCCTTGCGTTTATGGGGTTATGCTCGCGCTGTTGTGGATGCTAGTGATTCGCAGTGATGGACAATTTACAGTTACGGCCTCTGCTTTCTTCGATCGGCCTGTAGCATCCTGGGGCGATGGCCTGTTCCAGCTGCTCAAAGTCACTGGCACTATGCTGGCTCTCTACGCCCCGATAATTCTCAGTTATGGTGATTTTGCCCGCTTCTGCAGGAATGAGTCCGTTATGACAAGGGGGAACTGGTTGGGGATCACTATCAATATGACGGGCTTTGCGATAATTGTTCTGCTTACCACCATCGCAGCCCAATCCGTTTTTCAGCAGAACCTGGCAAACCCGACTGATATCGTGCAAAAGCTTGGTAGTCCAGAGTTGTCCTTGCTGGCCGCCATTGTCTTTTTTACTGCAACCGCCGGTATCAATGTGGTGGCTAATTTTGTGGCTCCTGTTAACGATGTTTCGAACCTTCTACCAAAGTATTTGGGATTTCGCAGAGCGTCTTTGATCACTCTGTCCCTGGCTTTTCTTATCAGCGCCCTCTGGCCCGCAGTGATTAAGCAAATTGGCTTGGTGGCTTTTGTGAACTGGATGGGAGTTTTCCTGGCGCCAGCCTATGGTGTCATATTGGCACATTACTATTTGATAGAGAGGCGCGCTTTGGACGTTGAGCAGTTGTATCAAAGCGATAGTGGTGGGCGTTACTACTATTGTTATGGCTGGAATCCCCAGGCCCTACTGACTTTGCTGGTGACATGCATGGCCATCACATTGTTAGCCGTTTTTCTGCCGGGAGGGGTGATGGCTGGTGTCGACTGGCTATTGGCTGCCGCATTTGCCTCAGTTGCTTACTGGGGCCTTGCTAAACGCAGATAA
- a CDS encoding FHA domain-containing protein → MACLQHPDREQPVYLMAHHTIGRRQGAVDTRITSAEISGIHAAVQWTGTHWNIRDLSRNGTWLNGHQLVPAKSYPLQTGDKIAFGRANNPAWIVENLDAPENLLIDIHSGEAQSLEQYHLLPDENEPLSSLQYSPLTGQWLYEFSGPSAEDGDKTLVNHGDRIDCGLHSWQLFLADNQGATKELSLQQLSIVDFELKFSVSSHEEHVQLQLQREGMKQSLPARIHNYLLLYLARARHKDMQSGMDTDSQGWVSIQVATHELGITVNHLNTQIFRARKQISESLPDAVDTSSLVERRSWEIRIGCPQFEIYKGNQLEAKTEPEAV, encoded by the coding sequence ATGGCTTGCTTACAGCATCCAGATAGGGAACAACCAGTTTACTTAATGGCACACCATACCATTGGGCGCCGCCAGGGTGCGGTAGACACAAGAATCACAAGCGCTGAAATATCGGGTATTCACGCCGCAGTGCAGTGGACAGGCACGCACTGGAATATTCGCGACCTGAGTCGCAATGGCACCTGGCTCAATGGTCATCAGTTGGTACCAGCAAAAAGCTACCCACTCCAGACTGGAGACAAAATCGCTTTTGGACGGGCTAATAACCCAGCCTGGATCGTCGAAAACCTCGACGCCCCTGAGAATTTACTGATCGACATCCACTCCGGGGAAGCCCAATCGCTGGAGCAATACCACCTGCTCCCCGACGAAAATGAGCCCCTCTCCAGCCTGCAATACAGCCCACTGACAGGCCAGTGGTTGTACGAGTTTAGCGGCCCATCTGCTGAGGATGGCGATAAAACCCTCGTTAACCATGGCGATAGAATCGATTGTGGCCTACATAGCTGGCAGCTCTTCCTGGCAGATAACCAAGGGGCAACGAAAGAGTTGTCACTGCAGCAGCTGTCTATTGTCGACTTTGAGCTGAAATTCTCTGTGAGCTCCCACGAAGAGCATGTGCAGTTACAACTGCAGCGGGAAGGTATGAAGCAGTCTTTACCAGCAAGAATCCACAACTATCTCTTGCTGTACCTTGCTCGTGCTCGCCACAAAGATATGCAGAGCGGTATGGATACTGACTCCCAGGGCTGGGTTTCTATTCAGGTAGCCACTCACGAGCTGGGTATCACCGTTAACCACCTGAACACCCAGATCTTCCGCGCCCGCAAACAGATCTCTGAATCACTACCTGATGCAGTGGATACTTCGAGCCTGGTAGAGCGTCGATCCTGGGAAATCCGTATTGGTTGTCCACAATTCGAAATTTATAAAGGCAACCAACTCGAGGCAAAAACAGAGCCGGAAGCAGTATAG